A part of Desulfuromonadaceae bacterium genomic DNA contains:
- the pyrF gene encoding orotidine-5'-phosphate decarboxylase produces MNEKVRERLIFALDVDSFAAAEKWVRQLHDKVGVFKIGKQLFTRCGPEVVKMARAVGGDIFLDLKYHDIPNTVAKAALEAARLGVRMCNVHALGGRAMMETTVAEIDAHYPRGSADRPLLLAVTILTSSNEETLREVGIDRPVDEMVVRLAKLAQSAGMDGVVASPREAALIRAACGPDFVIVTPGVRPACAALDDQNRVMTPAEAIAAGADYLVIGRPISAAADPAAAADKIRVEMAQGLRAS; encoded by the coding sequence ATGAACGAAAAGGTCCGGGAACGGCTGATTTTTGCCCTCGATGTCGATAGTTTTGCGGCGGCGGAAAAGTGGGTGCGACAGCTGCATGACAAGGTCGGAGTTTTTAAAATCGGCAAGCAACTCTTTACCCGCTGCGGTCCCGAAGTGGTCAAGATGGCACGTGCGGTGGGCGGAGATATTTTTCTCGATCTCAAATATCATGATATCCCCAACACGGTCGCCAAGGCGGCTCTCGAAGCGGCACGGCTCGGGGTCAGGATGTGCAACGTCCATGCGCTCGGCGGGCGGGCGATGATGGAAACAACTGTTGCTGAAATTGATGCGCACTATCCGCGCGGCAGTGCCGACCGCCCTCTGTTGCTGGCCGTGACGATTCTGACCTCCTCTAATGAAGAGACGTTGCGCGAGGTTGGTATCGACCGTCCGGTGGACGAGATGGTGGTGCGGTTGGCGAAGCTGGCGCAGTCCGCCGGGATGGACGGCGTTGTTGCCTCGCCGCGCGAAGCGGCGCTGATTCGTGCCGCCTGTGGCCCCGATTTTGTCATCGTCACCCCCGGTGTGCGTCCGGCCTGTGCTGCCCTTGACGATCAGAACCGGGTCATGACTCCGGCTGAAGCAATCGCCGCCGGAGCCGACTATCTGGTGATCGGTCGCCCGATTTCCGCTGCTGCTGATCCGGCGGCTGCTGCTGATAAGATTCGCGTCGAAATGGCACAGGGGCTGCGGGCATCCTGA
- a CDS encoding Cache 3/Cache 2 fusion domain-containing protein yields MKIRIKITLIAVLPIILTAFVVLGISLYQKSLLNDYFSTEIDLQARSEAQKIAQSVYLMCRSAQESVQQTVDASLRVASDILTRSGAVTFGAETVDWEATNQFTRSTQRVTLPQMLIGDSWVGMNRDISRPTPIADATKQLVGGTATIFQRMNDAGDLLRVATNVETLDGSRAIGTYIPAINPDGKPNPVITALLRGETFRGRAYVVNAWYITAYQPIWDAAQKRVVGALYVGVKQENLQSLRQGIMDIVVGATGYVWVVGGNEDQAGRYIISKDGARDNELLLDIVDSQGEPFVRRMIDKALALPVPDDRGAVPVTFDRYPWKNPGEAHAQYKSVAISYFAPWDWVIGAAYNESDFDHVHQRAANVLNRMAIWVTVVALIMVLLAVPGGRLVAEGIRSRIDCILNSVHDVLIVTDIHDHIFLLSRAAEQMFGAKLKTVKSRPLSRLIADQDICATIETALAERDSGVLFHFEWPGEKPGQPRLMQGRTSVVKTRKGGPVGMLLTIHDVTGERELERLKRELLSTAAHELNTPLTAIIGYTDLLLADSSASLQERRESLNYIHQKAWALAKIVDDLLDVSRIEAGKDIPINCAAQDINEIIRQLLYHVQHMTSAHHITVDILSAPVILPIDRTKIEQVLENILSNAIKYSPDGGTIAVCGCMENTGFHLRIEDQGIGMTPEQTSRVFDKFYRADSSATAVSGTGLGMTIARHIIAAHGGRIWIDSTPAKGTTVHLFLPATVAGASV; encoded by the coding sequence ATGAAAATACGCATCAAAATCACTCTGATTGCAGTTTTGCCGATCATACTGACGGCGTTCGTTGTGCTTGGTATCAGTCTTTATCAGAAATCCCTGCTGAACGATTATTTTTCTACCGAGATTGATCTGCAGGCGCGCAGTGAGGCGCAAAAGATCGCCCAGAGCGTCTATCTGATGTGCCGTTCGGCCCAGGAATCGGTGCAACAGACGGTCGATGCCAGTCTGCGCGTTGCATCTGATATCCTGACCCGTAGTGGCGCGGTGACGTTCGGTGCAGAAACGGTCGACTGGGAGGCAACCAACCAGTTTACCCGGAGTACGCAACGCGTCACTCTGCCGCAGATGCTGATCGGTGATAGCTGGGTCGGGATGAATCGCGACATCTCCCGCCCGACGCCGATCGCCGATGCGACCAAGCAGCTGGTCGGTGGGACCGCGACCATTTTTCAGCGGATGAATGACGCCGGTGACCTGTTGCGGGTGGCAACAAATGTCGAGACACTTGATGGCTCACGGGCGATCGGCACTTATATCCCGGCCATCAACCCTGATGGTAAACCGAATCCGGTCATTACCGCGTTACTGCGCGGCGAAACTTTCCGGGGACGCGCCTATGTTGTTAATGCCTGGTACATCACGGCCTATCAACCGATCTGGGATGCAGCACAGAAACGTGTGGTCGGCGCCCTTTATGTTGGAGTCAAGCAGGAGAATCTGCAGAGTCTGCGCCAAGGAATCATGGATATCGTGGTCGGTGCGACCGGCTACGTCTGGGTGGTGGGGGGGAATGAGGATCAGGCCGGACGCTACATCATCTCAAAAGATGGCGCGCGGGACAATGAGCTCCTGCTCGATATCGTTGATTCCCAGGGGGAACCCTTTGTTCGACGGATGATCGACAAGGCCCTGGCCCTGCCGGTCCCGGACGACCGGGGGGCCGTCCCGGTCACTTTTGATCGTTATCCGTGGAAGAATCCGGGAGAAGCACACGCCCAATATAAATCGGTGGCGATCAGCTATTTTGCTCCATGGGACTGGGTGATCGGTGCCGCCTATAACGAGAGCGACTTTGATCATGTGCATCAGCGTGCCGCAAATGTTCTAAACCGAATGGCCATCTGGGTTACCGTGGTCGCACTGATCATGGTTTTACTGGCGGTTCCTGGTGGGCGATTGGTGGCCGAAGGGATCCGCTCCCGCATCGACTGTATCCTCAATTCAGTCCACGACGTTCTGATTGTTACCGACATTCATGACCATATATTCCTGCTCAGCCGGGCGGCGGAACAAATGTTCGGGGCAAAGCTGAAGACGGTCAAGTCCCGTCCCCTTTCGCGCCTGATCGCGGACCAGGATATCTGTGCAACGATTGAGACCGCACTGGCCGAACGCGACAGCGGGGTGTTGTTTCATTTTGAATGGCCCGGAGAAAAGCCAGGGCAACCGCGTTTGATGCAGGGACGCACATCGGTTGTAAAAACCAGGAAGGGTGGTCCGGTCGGCATGCTGCTGACCATTCATGATGTCACCGGGGAGCGTGAATTAGAACGCTTGAAGAGAGAACTGCTCTCGACGGCGGCCCACGAGCTCAACACCCCTCTCACGGCGATTATCGGCTACACTGATCTGCTGTTGGCCGATTCATCGGCAAGCCTTCAGGAACGCCGCGAATCGTTGAACTACATTCACCAGAAGGCCTGGGCGTTAGCAAAAATTGTCGACGACCTGCTTGATGTCAGCCGCATTGAGGCAGGGAAAGATATTCCGATCAACTGTGCTGCGCAGGACATTAATGAAATTATTCGTCAGCTGCTCTATCATGTTCAGCACATGACGAGCGCGCATCACATCACGGTCGATATCCTGTCTGCGCCGGTAATTTTACCGATTGATCGTACGAAGATCGAGCAGGTCCTGGAAAATATCCTTAGTAATGCGATCAAATATTCCCCCGATGGCGGCACCATAGCGGTTTGCGGCTGCATGGAAAACACCGGTTTTCATCTGCGTATCGAAGATCAGGGAATCGGCATGACGCCGGAGCAGACATCCCGGGTCTTTGACAAATTCTACCGGGCCGACAGTTCCGCCACTGCCGTGAGCGGCACCGGTCTTGGCATGACTATCGCCAGGCATATCATCGCGGCACACGGCGGCAGGATATGGATCGACAGTACCCCGGCTAAAGGGACGACCGTGCACCTGTTCCTGCCAGCGACCGTAGCAGGAGCGAGCGTGTAG
- a CDS encoding DUF4388 domain-containing protein, protein MKSFKLDDQGRIVLPAGECRAFTGGAALVSATSSHLLLTPGDSARELCLAGRFGEVSTVDMLSFLNMFRKTGVLRVLLPGGEKAIYLQQGEIVAASSTLLAENLGDCLCELGKVERETLLRMRKGHRSEQTLGKELVAAGLIASKDLWQAARYLVEKIVYDLFTHSGGGFSFVAAVLPGAELTKLSMSTQNMIMEGLRRTDESELFRRRIPSLDMQAIVDLDRLDELGGGEATIARLAAEGKVTVRDILRRAGMGEFEALRMLHQLIEKNCITLEDAPSVDVGGVCGEVVQLYNGVLALLTRRLLDLDVDVGREVHQFLRALPQPYAHVFGDLEPARDGMFDAARLLGHLSGLAEGDRRTLLVDAFNELVFMYCLLVRRELAGVEADALTRRVQDITARVKHLIGRNE, encoded by the coding sequence ATGAAAAGCTTCAAACTGGATGATCAGGGGCGTATTGTCCTTCCTGCGGGTGAATGTCGTGCCTTTACCGGGGGGGCCGCGTTGGTCTCGGCGACCTCTAGCCATCTGTTGTTGACTCCGGGTGACTCTGCGAGGGAACTCTGTCTGGCGGGAAGATTCGGTGAAGTCTCGACCGTCGATATGCTCTCGTTTTTGAACATGTTCCGCAAGACCGGGGTGCTGCGGGTGCTGTTGCCCGGCGGGGAAAAGGCCATTTACCTGCAACAGGGGGAAATCGTCGCCGCCAGCAGTACATTGTTGGCGGAAAATCTCGGTGACTGCCTGTGTGAACTGGGGAAGGTCGAACGGGAAACACTGCTGCGCATGCGTAAGGGGCATCGCTCGGAGCAGACTCTTGGCAAAGAGCTCGTTGCCGCCGGGCTGATCGCATCGAAAGATCTATGGCAGGCCGCCAGGTACCTGGTCGAGAAGATCGTTTATGATCTTTTTACTCACTCGGGTGGGGGGTTCAGTTTTGTTGCGGCAGTGCTGCCCGGTGCCGAGTTGACCAAGTTGTCGATGTCAACTCAGAATATGATCATGGAAGGGTTGCGCCGGACAGATGAATCTGAATTGTTCCGGCGGCGCATTCCCTCCCTTGATATGCAGGCAATCGTTGATCTCGATCGACTCGATGAACTGGGCGGTGGTGAGGCGACGATTGCGCGCTTGGCGGCCGAGGGAAAAGTGACCGTGCGCGATATCCTGCGCCGGGCCGGGATGGGCGAATTTGAAGCGCTGCGCATGCTGCATCAGTTGATCGAGAAAAATTGCATTACGCTTGAGGACGCGCCGTCGGTTGATGTCGGCGGCGTATGCGGCGAGGTTGTGCAACTCTATAATGGTGTGCTGGCATTGTTGACGCGGCGGTTGTTGGATCTCGATGTGGATGTGGGGCGTGAGGTTCACCAGTTTTTGCGGGCTCTGCCGCAGCCGTATGCGCATGTTTTTGGCGACCTGGAACCGGCGCGTGACGGGATGTTTGATGCCGCCCGGCTGCTCGGTCATTTGTCCGGACTGGCGGAAGGGGATCGCCGCACGCTGTTGGTCGATGCTTTCAACGAGCTGGTATTTATGTACTGCCTGTTGGTCCGGCGTGAACTCGCCGGAGTCGAGGCGGATGCGCTGACTCGCCGGGTCCAGGATATTACGGCGCGGGTCAAGCATTTGATCGGGAGAAATGAATGA
- the rlmB gene encoding 23S rRNA (guanosine(2251)-2'-O)-methyltransferase RlmB — MSEYVYGINPVHEGLKNRRRKPLELLLQRDLRSRRIDALREAAAAAGVPVRSCEKVQLERLAGNPHHQGAILKVTPFNYAALDELLDCWHASARPAFFLILDGITDPHNFGALLRNADGAGCHGVIVTRDRGCPVTGVVDKTASGAIDHLPICQVTNLARTLDELKKAGVWIYGLAGEAAADLYATDLRGDMALVVGSEGKGLRPLVREHCDHLLAIPMAGGVESLNVASAAAVALYEIFRQRHL, encoded by the coding sequence ATGAGTGAATATGTTTACGGGATCAACCCGGTCCACGAAGGATTGAAGAACCGTCGGCGCAAGCCGCTTGAACTATTGTTGCAGCGCGACCTCCGCTCCCGGCGAATCGATGCGTTGCGAGAAGCTGCGGCCGCCGCCGGTGTCCCGGTGCGTAGCTGTGAAAAAGTTCAGCTGGAGCGCCTCGCCGGGAACCCCCATCATCAGGGGGCGATTCTTAAAGTTACGCCGTTCAATTATGCCGCGCTGGACGAATTACTCGATTGCTGGCATGCTTCGGCCCGCCCGGCATTCTTCCTGATCCTCGATGGCATCACCGATCCGCATAATTTTGGTGCCTTGTTGCGTAACGCTGACGGTGCCGGTTGTCACGGGGTGATCGTGACCAGAGATCGTGGTTGTCCGGTGACCGGGGTGGTGGATAAAACCGCCTCCGGGGCGATCGATCATCTGCCGATCTGTCAGGTGACGAATCTGGCGCGGACCCTTGATGAACTGAAAAAGGCTGGTGTGTGGATTTACGGCCTGGCCGGAGAGGCCGCCGCCGATCTCTATGCCACTGATCTGCGCGGGGATATGGCGCTGGTGGTTGGCAGTGAAGGGAAGGGATTACGTCCTCTGGTTCGCGAGCATTGCGATCATTTGCTGGCAATTCCGATGGCCGGCGGGGTTGAATCGCTCAATGTGGCTTCGGCCGCGGCTGTTGCGCTCTATGAAATTTTTCGCCAGCGGCACCTTTGA
- a CDS encoding nucleotidyltransferase domain-containing protein: protein MAAEKDKQLIYREIREYLALLRDRNIPVHQAYLFGSYATGRADEWSDIDLAIVTDKFVGDAFDFRFMLTKLARTIDADIEPHPYRITEFNESHPFADEILKSGERVA from the coding sequence ATGGCTGCTGAAAAAGACAAACAGCTGATTTACAGAGAAATCAGGGAATACCTGGCGCTGTTGCGCGACCGGAACATTCCGGTTCATCAAGCGTATCTTTTTGGCTCTTACGCCACCGGTCGTGCCGACGAGTGGAGTGATATCGATCTGGCCATTGTTACTGACAAGTTTGTCGGCGATGCCTTTGATTTCCGATTTATGCTGACCAAACTGGCCCGGACAATTGATGCCGATATCGAGCCGCATCCTTACAGGATTACCGAATTTAACGAGAGTCATCCATTTGCAGACGAGATTTTGAAAAGTGGGGAACGCGTTGCATAA
- a CDS encoding HEPN domain-containing protein — MATAEAPMTRDQLVTHWQESAEDNYRSMQNMFSSGEYVWSLFVGHLCIEKLLKACYIQRVDSTVPRIHDLYKLADRCGLEMTEDQKDALQYVNLFNIEARYEEYKRDFHRKCTKSFAAKSIVTIEELRSWLLKKTNS, encoded by the coding sequence ATGGCTACAGCCGAGGCCCCCATGACACGAGACCAACTTGTAACTCACTGGCAGGAATCAGCCGAAGACAATTACCGCTCCATGCAGAATATGTTTAGCAGTGGCGAATATGTCTGGTCTTTGTTCGTGGGACATCTTTGCATCGAAAAGTTGCTGAAAGCTTGCTATATCCAGAGGGTCGATTCCACCGTCCCCCGGATTCATGACCTTTACAAATTAGCTGATCGCTGTGGACTGGAGATGACCGAAGATCAGAAGGATGCCCTTCAGTATGTAAACCTGTTTAACATCGAGGCCCGTTATGAAGAATATAAACGGGATTTCCACCGAAAATGTACAAAAAGCTTTGCCGCAAAGAGCATCGTCACTATAGAGGAACTGCGATCATGGCTGCTGAAAAAGACAAACAGCTGA
- a CDS encoding dihydroorotate dehydrogenase-like protein, with product MADLTTTYMGLKLKNPLIVASCGLSGSLSCVRQCAAAGAGAIVLKSLFEEQIAAAAQALSPSAELDPYGEAAEYIEQYGMALGPHDYLKLVKEAKASVDVPIIPSLNCVSSRRWSDYACQLEDAGADALELNVALMPTDARQEGAAVEEIFYRILHDVKKQVGIPVAMKVGPFFSNFVHFAEQLTRDRAEAPPFMVGWCGPGETRAKIVWSGADALVLFNRFYQLDIDLDRLRLVAGNPYSSSAEIHTALRLISLLAGRIEGDLAATTGIHSGADIAKQLLAGATVVQVCSALYQHGLGRITAMLAELEDWMAAHDFATLDEFRGRLSQQRSAEPAGHERLQYIKLFSSDHL from the coding sequence ATGGCGGATCTCACTACTACTTACATGGGACTGAAACTGAAAAATCCGTTGATTGTCGCCAGCTGCGGTCTGAGTGGTTCACTGAGCTGCGTTCGTCAGTGTGCGGCCGCGGGCGCCGGAGCGATTGTGCTGAAATCGCTCTTTGAGGAACAGATCGCCGCGGCGGCCCAGGCGCTGAGCCCGTCGGCCGAGCTTGACCCCTACGGCGAGGCGGCGGAATATATCGAGCAGTACGGGATGGCCCTCGGTCCGCACGATTATCTGAAATTGGTCAAAGAGGCCAAAGCATCGGTCGATGTACCGATTATTCCCAGCCTCAACTGCGTATCCTCCCGGCGCTGGTCCGATTATGCCTGTCAACTGGAGGACGCCGGCGCCGACGCGCTGGAGCTGAACGTGGCGCTGATGCCGACCGATGCGCGGCAGGAGGGGGCGGCCGTCGAGGAGATCTTCTATCGTATCCTGCATGACGTCAAGAAGCAGGTCGGCATTCCGGTGGCGATGAAGGTCGGCCCCTTCTTCTCCAACTTTGTTCATTTCGCCGAACAGCTGACTCGCGACCGGGCCGAGGCACCGCCGTTCATGGTCGGTTGGTGCGGGCCGGGGGAGACCAGGGCCAAGATTGTCTGGTCGGGGGCCGATGCGCTGGTGCTGTTTAATCGCTTCTATCAGCTGGATATCGATCTTGACCGGTTGCGGCTGGTGGCCGGGAACCCTTACAGCTCGTCGGCGGAAATCCATACCGCCCTGCGCCTGATCTCCCTTCTGGCGGGGCGGATCGAGGGGGACCTGGCCGCCACCACCGGCATCCACAGCGGTGCCGACATCGCCAAGCAGCTCCTTGCCGGGGCGACCGTGGTGCAGGTTTGCTCGGCACTCTATCAGCACGGTCTCGGTCGGATCACCGCCATGCTTGCCGAGCTGGAGGACTGGATGGCCGCGCACGATTTCGCCACCCTCGATGAGTTTCGCGGTCGGCTCAGCCAGCAACGCAGCGCTGAACCCGCCGGTCATGAGCGGCTGCAATATATCAAGCTTTTTTCCTCTGATCATTTATGA
- a CDS encoding DMT family transporter yields MALTTESHTPATIDAASFTSVRLICGALTLLLLVILRERRLPTGGGWGSAALLFLYASTFSFAYLKLPTGTGALLLFGAVQLTMLCAALRSGERPRRAEWSGLFLCAGGLVWLVLPGISTPPLGSTVLMLIAGIAWGIYSLRGRVATQPLHETTGNFLRSIPLTLLFSLLFFSQGHLSATGLLLAALSGALASGVGYAVWYVALSGLTAARAALVQLAVPVLAACGGVLVLAEDVTPRLVVASALILGGIGLAVQRKKQ; encoded by the coding sequence ATGGCTCTGACCACAGAATCGCACACCCCTGCGACAATCGATGCGGCAAGCTTCACCAGTGTCCGGCTGATCTGCGGCGCATTGACCCTGTTACTGCTGGTGATCCTGCGCGAACGACGACTGCCGACCGGTGGTGGCTGGGGTTCAGCAGCACTGCTCTTTCTCTACGCCAGCACTTTTTCCTTCGCATACCTCAAACTGCCAACCGGAACCGGTGCATTGCTGCTCTTCGGGGCGGTTCAGCTGACGATGCTGTGCGCGGCCCTTCGGAGTGGTGAACGCCCGCGCCGTGCCGAATGGTCTGGTCTGTTCCTCTGCGCGGGCGGCCTGGTCTGGTTGGTGCTGCCGGGGATCAGTACCCCGCCACTCGGCAGCACGGTGCTGATGCTCATCGCCGGGATCGCCTGGGGCATCTATTCCCTCCGTGGACGCGTGGCAACACAACCGCTGCACGAGACCACCGGCAACTTTTTACGTTCGATTCCGCTAACACTGCTGTTCAGTCTGCTGTTCTTTTCGCAGGGGCACCTATCAGCAACCGGACTGCTGCTGGCCGCCCTCTCCGGGGCACTTGCCTCGGGGGTCGGGTATGCCGTCTGGTACGTCGCCCTGAGCGGGCTCACTGCCGCCCGTGCGGCACTGGTACAATTGGCGGTACCGGTGCTGGCCGCGTGTGGAGGCGTTCTGGTTCTGGCGGAGGACGTGACGCCGCGGCTGGTGGTGGCCTCGGCATTGATTCTGGGCGGAATCGGGTTGGCCGTGCAGAGGAAAAAACAGTGA
- a CDS encoding CopG family transcriptional regulator, translated as MATSIRLDPEVEKRLDFLAGQTGRTKAFYLRELITRGMEDLEDYYLAADVLERVRKGEEEILSSAEVRKSLELDN; from the coding sequence ATGGCTACATCCATTCGTCTGGACCCGGAAGTTGAAAAAAGACTGGACTTTCTTGCAGGGCAAACCGGTCGCACCAAGGCCTTCTACCTTCGCGAACTGATCACCCGGGGGATGGAGGATCTGGAAGATTACTACCTGGCTGCCGATGTCCTGGAAAGAGTTCGCAAGGGCGAGGAAGAGATCCTTTCGTCTGCCGAGGTGAGGAAGTCTCTTGAGCTGGACAATTGA
- a CDS encoding type II toxin-antitoxin system RelE/ParE family toxin, with the protein MSWTIEYTRTAETQLRKLDKQVARRILDYLDDNIASLENPRTRGKALSGPLGELWRYRIGDYRVICEIQDNAMRILVVEAGHRKQIYK; encoded by the coding sequence TTGAGCTGGACAATTGAGTACACCCGAACAGCGGAGACCCAGCTTCGCAAACTGGACAAGCAGGTCGCCAGGCGCATCCTTGATTATCTGGATGACAATATAGCGTCACTTGAGAATCCCCGTACCCGTGGAAAAGCCTTGTCTGGCCCTCTCGGAGAGCTGTGGCGGTACAGGATCGGGGATTATCGGGTTATTTGCGAAATTCAGGACAATGCCATGCGGATTCTGGTGGTTGAGGCAGGCCACCGGAAACAAATCTATAAGTAG
- a CDS encoding proline--tRNA ligase, translating into MRYTEYLLNTLKETPADAEVISHQLMLRTGMIRKVAAGIYSYLPFGLRAVRKVEQIVREEMDRAGAIELLMPMVTPADLWSESGRWEQYGKELLRLKDRKDTEFCLGPTHEEVITDIVRREVKSYRQVPLNLYQIQTKFRDEIRPRFGLMRGREFIMKDAYSFDVDEAGADIAYDKMYQAYRRIFERCGLKFRAVEADTGNIGGSASHEFMVLAESGEDAIVSCDSCEYAANVEKAEILFTAGATPPATHPLTEVSTPAQRSIAEVASFLKLDQSQLVKTLIVKTDSDETLAVLLRGDHELNEIKLCRMLGCNEVLMADDATVTQVTGAPVGFAGPVGLKLRVIADHAVSAMADFVVGANAVDTHYTGVNSGRDFAVETFADLRQAEAGDRCPRCDGGTFESWRGIEVGHVFKLGHKYSRALNAVVLDADGKERTLFMGCYGIGIGRSVAAAIEQNHDENGIIWPLPIAPFQVMITMLNPKDDDVRQTSEQLYTDLRSAGIEVLLDDRDERPGSKFKDADLLGIPLRVTVGGRGIKEGALELQVRADGSKDALPLAEAAHRIVARVRAELAAWR; encoded by the coding sequence ATGCGCTATACCGAGTACTTGCTTAACACCCTCAAAGAGACTCCGGCCGATGCCGAAGTGATCAGCCATCAGCTGATGCTGCGCACCGGAATGATCCGCAAGGTGGCGGCCGGGATTTACAGTTATCTGCCCTTCGGTCTGCGGGCGGTGCGCAAGGTTGAGCAGATTGTGCGTGAAGAGATGGATCGTGCCGGAGCGATCGAGCTGCTGATGCCGATGGTGACCCCTGCGGACCTGTGGTCCGAATCGGGGCGCTGGGAGCAGTACGGCAAGGAGCTGCTGCGGCTGAAGGATCGTAAAGATACGGAATTCTGCCTCGGACCGACTCACGAGGAAGTGATTACCGATATCGTCCGTCGCGAGGTTAAATCGTACCGCCAGGTGCCGCTCAACCTCTATCAGATTCAGACCAAATTTCGCGACGAGATTCGCCCCCGTTTCGGTCTGATGCGCGGGCGTGAATTTATCATGAAAGACGCCTATTCGTTTGATGTTGATGAAGCCGGAGCGGATATTGCCTATGATAAAATGTACCAGGCTTACCGACGGATTTTTGAGCGTTGCGGGCTGAAGTTCCGCGCCGTCGAGGCCGATACCGGCAATATCGGCGGCAGCGCATCGCACGAATTCATGGTTCTGGCGGAGTCCGGGGAAGACGCCATCGTTTCGTGTGACAGCTGTGAATATGCGGCCAACGTCGAGAAGGCCGAGATTCTGTTCACCGCAGGAGCGACCCCGCCGGCAACGCACCCGCTGACCGAAGTTTCGACCCCGGCTCAGCGGTCGATTGCCGAAGTTGCATCGTTCCTCAAGCTAGATCAATCGCAACTGGTCAAGACGTTGATTGTCAAGACCGATAGCGATGAAACGCTGGCAGTGCTCCTGCGCGGAGACCACGAACTGAATGAGATCAAGCTCTGCCGTATGCTCGGCTGTAATGAGGTACTCATGGCCGATGACGCGACCGTCACCCAGGTGACCGGTGCGCCGGTCGGGTTTGCCGGCCCGGTGGGGCTTAAGCTGCGGGTCATTGCCGATCATGCGGTGAGTGCCATGGCCGATTTTGTGGTCGGTGCCAATGCTGTCGATACCCACTACACCGGGGTCAATAGCGGCCGTGATTTTGCCGTCGAGACCTTTGCCGACCTGCGTCAGGCCGAGGCGGGTGATCGCTGTCCGCGCTGTGACGGGGGGACGTTTGAAAGTTGGCGCGGCATTGAGGTTGGCCACGTTTTCAAGCTCGGCCACAAGTATTCCAGGGCGCTCAACGCCGTGGTCCTGGACGCTGACGGGAAAGAGCGAACGCTCTTCATGGGCTGTTACGGGATCGGTATCGGCCGTTCGGTGGCTGCTGCCATCGAGCAGAACCACGATGAAAACGGCATTATCTGGCCGCTGCCAATTGCACCGTTCCAGGTGATGATCACCATGCTCAATCCGAAAGATGATGATGTGCGTCAAACCTCGGAGCAGCTCTACACCGATCTCCGCTCAGCCGGGATCGAAGTCCTGCTCGACGACCGCGATGAACGTCCGGGGAGCAAGTTCAAGGACGCCGACCTGCTCGGTATTCCGTTGCGGGTGACGGTCGGAGGACGCGGTATCAAGGAGGGTGCGCTGGAATTGCAGGTGCGTGCCGATGGCAGCAAGGATGCGTTGCCGCTCGCTGAAGCGGCGCATCGGATTGTGGCGAGAGTCCGTGCCGAACTTGCCGCCTGGCGCTGA